The sequence CATTGGTGATTAGTAGTAGATGAAGCTATGATAGCAAAGCTCTAAATAATGGTATCAGAAATCTGTGAATGTAGTGTGAATATAGTTTAACACGGAGAAAATGGATGTATTTTAACCCATATCGGTGTAGAAGATTTAATAGGAAAAATAAAATATATATTACAGAGTGATGCAGAAGAAATGGCACCAAAATCCCTTATATATCAATTATAAAATTGAGTGATGCAATAAAACCCAGTAGAGCGCAACTAGTTGCTTTCTGCTGGGTTTTTTAATTTGATATCAGTAGTTCTTGTAAAAGTACAAAAATAAATTGTCTAGATATCATGTCCTCCTATTAATAATACTAATACAAAGGATTATTAATGGGAGGATAACTATTTTTATAAAATTAGATAATTCAATTCGGAATGAATTATCTAATTTTTTAGTCCATCTAAATAATGAAAAAGAATAATATTTATGAATTAAATCATGTGAATTAGGAATAATAATATAATAAATAGAGAAAATTGGGTAATAATGTAGAAAAAGATAGAAATTTTTATATACAAATTCGTGTTGTAAGTGAATTAATTGGATATTACGGGAAATAATACTGAATGGAGGTGTTCAAATGAACGTAATTAAGAAGTTTTTTAACTTTATAAAAAAAGAATCTTTTTATGTAATTTTATTTGTCTGCTTATGTGTTATTGCTACAGCTGCAGGTATAACTGCAAAAAAGAGTGCAGATAATAAGAAGAAGGCACAACAGAAGGTTGCAGAAAATAATTATAAAGTAAATGAAAATAAGCCAACCAATGATATGCCTAATGCAGATTTAGTAAAACAAGATGCGGCTAGTAAAGTTAAAGCAAATGCTGAGAAAGAAGCTCAAAAGGCAAATACAACAAAGCAAGTTACTAATACAGCGCAAGTTGCGTTTGCAAAGCCTATAAGCAATGGAACCGTTACTAGAGAGTATAAAGAAACTCCAGTAAAAGTTGAAACATTAGATGCTTGGTGTGCAATGAAAGGTATTTCTATAAAAGCTGACAAGGGCATGGCTGTATTAGCAGCTGCAGATGGAAAAGTTACAGCAATTGGGGAATCACCAGATAATTTAATAGGTTATTATGTTGAGATTACTCATAGCAATGGAATGAAAACAGTTTATTATAACTTAGATCCAGCAGTAAAAGTAAAGGTTAATGATGTAGTAAAACAACAACAACAAATAGGTGTTGTTGGAGGCACAGCTATTAGTCTAAAGCTAGATAAGATAGGTCAAGATTTAGGTTTTCAAGTATTGGATTCTAAAGACAATCAAGTAAATCCTACAAAGTATGTTTCATTCAAATAAAAATAATACTTCAGTCATTTTTTTAGAAAATGGCTGAAGAATTTTTATTTAAATATCTTAAAAAATTTTTATATTTGAAAAATTATTAACTATTAAAAATATTTATGGGTAGAATAGGAGGAAAAAAATTGAAGGATTATATTGAAGAAAGAGTATTGGATGTAGCTCAATATATAATTAATTCTAAAGCAACAATTAGAAAAACTGCTACAGTTTTTGGAGTAAGCAAAAGTACAATTCATAAGGATATGACAGAAAGATTACCTCAAATAAATCCAACAATTGCTCAAGAGGCAAAAGTAATTTTAGATTTAAATAAGGCAGAAAGACATTTAAGAGGTGGAAAGGCAACTAAACTAAAATACAAAGCTATTGAAGGGTAGTGCCAATATATAATATTAAATTAATATTAATCCCAAGGAGTTATTAATGAAAAATATTGTTAAATCAAATCATATTTTGTATAATATTATGTGAAATTTGTTTTGGGAGTGAATGCTATGTGGTTTTTTAGTATTGGAACTGATATGGGAATAGATTTAGGTACTGCTACGGTTTTAGTATATTTAAAAGATAAAGGTGTGGTTCTAAAAGAACCATCAGTAGTAGCCGTAGATAAGAATAAGAACCAGGTACTTGCAGTTGGTGAAGAGGCGAGACAAATGATAGGCAGAACACCAGGAAATATAGTAGCGGTTAGACCATTAAGAGATGGAGTAATATCAGATTATGATATTACAGAAAAAATGTTGAAGTATTTTATAAAGAAGGGATGTGGCAAAAGAAGAATTTCTGCGCCTAATGTAATGGTGTGTATTCCTTCACAAGCAACAGAAGTAGAAAAAAGAGCTGTTATAAATGCTACAAAAAATTCAGGTGCAAAGAATGTATACTTAATAGAGGAGCCTTTGGCAGCAGCTATAGGGGCTGGATTAGATATATCAGAGCCTAATGGATCAATGGTAGTTGACATTGGTGGCGGAACCACAGATGTAGCTGTTATTTCGCTAGGTGGTGTGGTTGTTAGAGATTCTCTTAAAATAGCTGGAGATAAATTTGATGAAGCTATAATTAAACATATTAGAAATAAATACAAGCTAATGATTGGAGAGAGAACTGCTGAAGATTTAAAAATTAGTATAGGTTCTGCATATGGGGGTTTAAGAAATTATGTAATGCCAGTAAAGGGTAGAAACCTTATAACTGGATTACCAGATACTATTGAAGTAAATTCAGAAGAAATCAGAAATGCTTTAGAAGAGCCAGTTTCTTTGATTGCAGAAACAGTACATGCAGTGTTAGAAAAAACTCCACCTGAGTTGTCAGCTGATATAATGGAGTCTGGTATACTTCTTACTGGCGGTGGTGGTCTATTATTTGGATTAGATAAATATATAGAAAAAATCACAGGTGTAAAAGTAAAAGTAGCAGAAGACTCTGTAGAGTGCGTGGTAAAAGGTACTGGAAAATCACTTAAACATCTTAATAAAATTGAATTTAATAGTGATAAAGAAGTTAAATTGATAGAATAGTATTATGAAAATGAGCTTATAGACACACATAAGATAGTGTGCCTATAAGCTCATTTTATTACTTTTCAATAACTATATTGTAAATATCTATACACTTGTATTATGAAGTTTACTTAAATAATATGCATGTAATAATGCATCATGTATTATAGTTGACATAGACATTACTAAGCTTAATCTAATGTTTTTTTGGGTAAAAAGGTGAATGCCATCAGAACTATCTACAATGCCTATTATTGAACAATTTCCGACAGAGGGTAGGGATTTACCTACACCCTTTCCGGGATGAATAGGGGTATCACGAGCTTGTAATTCACCTATAGTGTTATCTTCTCCAATACAAGCATCAATACCTATTATGTTAGCTTTAGGATATTTCTTGAATATTTTTTCTAATGTACTATCAATATTTAATGCATGGCAAGGTTGTTCCAACGTACCGAAGACGGGTAGTGGAAAATTACTTTTTTTCAAAAGAGTTCCAACTAAAGGGCCTAAGCAATCTCCAATAAACTTATCTGTACCTATACAAACAATTATGGTATTTTCATTAATAAAATCCTTAGCAAAATAAGCAAGTTCATAGTAAGCTAAGGGCGAATCGTAATTAATTTTTACTTTGCTCACTGTGTTTCCCCCCCTCCACTAATGTATATGAAGAAATTGCACATATTATTAAGAGATAGAATAAAAAAAAGTATTTTGGGCAATTATTCAAATATTAGTGAGGTGGTAAAAATGAAAAAAATCATGAGTAGCATGGTTATAATAGTCACTACTATTGCATTAGTTACCATTATGGTAATTAATTATGATATAGATAGTGAAGGGGTTAATCCTGCTCCCCAAAGCATAAATATAAATGAAAATAAGCAAAAAGCAGATAAAGTTGAGAAACAAAAAAATAAAAATGATATTGTTAAAAATGATAACAGCAATAATAAAAATAATGCACCAATACAGAAAGATGAATCACAGAATAAAGAAAATCAAGAAGAAAAAAAACCGGATCAGGATAATATAGATGATAAAGCTCAAGTGCAAAATAAGGAATCATCTGATGATGCAAAAGAAGATACTACAGTGTTTAAAGTGGATAAAAGTACAATAGCATCCAAAATAAGCTTAATAGATAAGGCTAAGTTACTATATTATTCAAAGAAATTATCTGCTGTTGATGAGGGAAGAATACAGAAACTATTAAAAAGTGGTGATGAGTATAATGCCAGTGTTAATATATTTAAAATACTAAAAGAAAGATTATCTAAGGATGAATATGGTAAAATAAAAGAAATATTGTCCCCTTATATTGATATAAATAAAATAGAAAAAAGTATAAATTAAACAATTATAAAATAGGTAGATATATCTATAAATTAAGAGCATTAACGACTATAAGTGACTACATTTGCTATAATAGCTGAATATGCTTGTAAATTAGTATTGAAAATAGTTCGCTAAGACTATATACTAATCATTGTCGGTTGAGCAAATTAACCGATGTGATAGTACGCTGGCATGGCTCAATTGGTAGAGCAGCTGACTTGTAATCAGCAGGTTGTAGGTTCGAGTCCTATTGCCAGCTCCATAATGCGGAGGAGTTCCCGAGTGGCCAAAGGGGGCAGACTGTAAATCTGTTGCAAGTTGCTTCAGTGGTTCGAATCCACTCTCCTCCACCATTATAACTAGGTCGCATAGCTCAGCTGGGAGAGCATCTGCCTTACAAGCAGAGGGTCACAGGTTCGAGCCCTGTTGTGACCACCATTATTAAAATGAAATATGCTGGCATGGCTCAATTGGTAGAGCAGCTGACTTGTAATCAGCAGGTTGTAGGTTCGAGTCCTATTGCCAGCTCCATAATATGGAGGAGTTCCCGAGTGGCCAAAGGGGGCAGACTGTAAATCTGTTGCAAGTTGCTTCAGTGGTTCGAATCCACTCTCCTCCACCATTATAATTAGGTCGCATAGCTCAGCTGGGAGAGCATCTGC comes from Clostridium sp. TW13 and encodes:
- a CDS encoding M23 family metallopeptidase, which codes for MNVIKKFFNFIKKESFYVILFVCLCVIATAAGITAKKSADNKKKAQQKVAENNYKVNENKPTNDMPNADLVKQDAASKVKANAEKEAQKANTTKQVTNTAQVAFAKPISNGTVTREYKETPVKVETLDAWCAMKGISIKADKGMAVLAAADGKVTAIGESPDNLIGYYVEITHSNGMKTVYYNLDPAVKVKVNDVVKQQQQIGVVGGTAISLKLDKIGQDLGFQVLDSKDNQVNPTKYVSFK
- the spoIIID gene encoding sporulation transcriptional regulator SpoIIID; its protein translation is MKDYIEERVLDVAQYIINSKATIRKTATVFGVSKSTIHKDMTERLPQINPTIAQEAKVILDLNKAERHLRGGKATKLKYKAIEG
- the mreB gene encoding rod shape-determining protein MreB, whose product is MWFFSIGTDMGIDLGTATVLVYLKDKGVVLKEPSVVAVDKNKNQVLAVGEEARQMIGRTPGNIVAVRPLRDGVISDYDITEKMLKYFIKKGCGKRRISAPNVMVCIPSQATEVEKRAVINATKNSGAKNVYLIEEPLAAAIGAGLDISEPNGSMVVDIGGGTTDVAVISLGGVVVRDSLKIAGDKFDEAIIKHIRNKYKLMIGERTAEDLKISIGSAYGGLRNYVMPVKGRNLITGLPDTIEVNSEEIRNALEEPVSLIAETVHAVLEKTPPELSADIMESGILLTGGGGLLFGLDKYIEKITGVKVKVAEDSVECVVKGTGKSLKHLNKIEFNSDKEVKLIE
- the yyaC gene encoding spore protease YyaC, producing the protein MSKVKINYDSPLAYYELAYFAKDFINENTIIVCIGTDKFIGDCLGPLVGTLLKKSNFPLPVFGTLEQPCHALNIDSTLEKIFKKYPKANIIGIDACIGEDNTIGELQARDTPIHPGKGVGKSLPSVGNCSIIGIVDSSDGIHLFTQKNIRLSLVMSMSTIIHDALLHAYYLSKLHNTSV